The Microbacterium sp. LWH7-1.2 genome window below encodes:
- a CDS encoding AraC family transcriptional regulator: MIAILNRVIELVEADLSEDVDLAGVVGSLGTTEYHVRRMFASLAGMPLSEYIRRRRMSVAAGDLLGDGEMLDIAVRYGYGSTEAFGRAFRAVHGASPADVRRDGGPLRSQPQLRFRLTVEGNTPMDTRIADRPAFQLVGHAARVPLIHEGVNPHIQAHIAALPISEHARLKGLSSTEPAGLLQVSADVDPDYAEGTQLTYLHGVAVGEDESPPDDLDVIGVPAGAWAVFRTEGPYPAALQSTWAATASDWFPSNPWRLRPGPSIVAVLDRSPDFSSATCELWLPVERE; encoded by the coding sequence GTGATCGCGATTCTCAACCGTGTGATCGAGCTCGTCGAGGCAGACCTGTCGGAAGACGTCGATCTCGCCGGCGTCGTCGGAAGTCTCGGCACCACCGAGTACCACGTCCGCCGCATGTTCGCGTCGCTCGCGGGCATGCCGTTGTCGGAGTACATCCGACGTCGGCGCATGTCCGTCGCCGCCGGCGACCTGCTCGGCGATGGGGAGATGCTCGACATCGCTGTGCGCTACGGCTACGGCTCCACGGAGGCGTTCGGTCGCGCGTTCCGGGCGGTCCACGGTGCCAGCCCCGCTGACGTGCGCCGCGACGGCGGTCCCCTTCGATCGCAACCGCAGCTCAGGTTCCGCCTGACCGTAGAAGGGAACACACCCATGGACACCCGTATCGCCGACAGGCCGGCATTCCAGCTCGTCGGCCATGCCGCACGTGTGCCCCTCATCCATGAGGGCGTCAATCCGCACATCCAGGCGCACATCGCCGCGCTCCCCATCAGCGAGCACGCCCGGCTCAAGGGCCTCAGCAGCACCGAACCGGCCGGGCTCCTCCAGGTCAGCGCCGACGTCGATCCCGACTATGCCGAGGGAACGCAACTGACCTATCTCCACGGTGTCGCGGTGGGTGAGGACGAGTCCCCTCCCGACGATCTGGACGTGATCGGGGTCCCGGCCGGTGCGTGGGCGGTCTTCCGCACGGAAGGGCCCTACCCCGCCGCACTGCAATCCACCTGGGCGGCGACAGCGAGCGACTGGTTCCCGTCGAACCCCTGGCGCCTTCGGCCGGGCCCGTCCATCGTGGCGGTGCTCGATCGCTCCCCCGACTTCAGCTCCGCGACCTGCGAGCTGTGGCTGCCGGTGGAACGCGAGTAG